TGGCCTTTGTCGCAACCAAGGTCGTCACAATCTGCTTCTAGTGCCTCCTCACAGATTTGATCTGGTGAGGCACCTCCAAAACAGGAGCACATCCCAAGAGAGGTATAGTCAGAGTGCTTATGAATATATGAAGGCTTAAAAACAACGTCATTAACCCTTGGATGACTCCACTTCGCCCCCTTTTGCTGGAGAACGCGAAGATATTGTTCCGCCTTGTTCTGAAGCTCAATACCGCTATTATCGGTGCGCAAGCCATTTAACAGAGTCCGAATCTCCCGGCTCGGCCTGCCCAGGGTGTCTTTGACACCAGTCTTCCGCTGAAAGCCACAAGGGTACTGTCTGCCAAAATCATATTCAATCACTGAATCACTGATAATAACATCGCCCAGGAATATATCCTGAGATTTAGATGGCTGTGGCGTGCCTCCGCAGATACCAACAACAAGAGCAAGTTCGATTCCCGTGTAGCTAACTTGTAGGCTGGAAGCGACAGTTGCGGCACTTCCCTTGCCTATTCCTGGCATGTAGCACAGGACCACATCATGCTTGCCGATCCTTCCATTAATATATGCGTTTGCGTCACCGTGTTGCTTGCCATAGTGTCTTCCCAGCCGATCATATATTTCATCGAAAAGAATTTCGACCGCGTCGGCCTCGAGTGGAAGGGCGCAGACAATCGCGATTGTAAAACTGTTGCGGCTTTCTGGTCGCATTTCGGTAGGGGGCAGCATAGGTTTTCAGGAAACCAGAAGTCTTCAAAGAAAATGCGTGAAGATGGAAGGTAAGCAGATATGAAGTCGCGGAAGAGCGAGCTGAGGCAGCCTTTTATTCACAGCCTCATGTCTGTATCCACCAACCACAAGGCTGCAATAGTCGCCCAGCAGAGGGGTAGCGTGAGCGGCGATATTACATTGCTTTCCATGATTATTGGTAATtgatggaagaagagccgcCATGCCTGTAGGGTACAGCTGCAGTAAATCGGCCACAGCATTCCGTTTaagccttctcagcctcttccaatCCACGGTTCTGCCTTGATTTACTTTTGGCCGCCTGGTTCAGATACTCTAGTGCTCCAGACCTGaacaagaaatatatattatcatCTTCTAACCTAGCAAAACCCTGCAAATCAgatactaatttaaatataagatgTTTATACAGAACAGAAAGCTATGAGATTTAAGAAGCTTCTGATCTTCGGTAGTTGTGATATTGTTATTGAGCCCTTGCTTAACTGCCTGGCCCTTCTCCTTAACAAGATAGGGGGATATATCAGGGAAACAGTATAAGCTACAGTAATACTACAATACCCAGGAAGAGGTCATCCGTGAGATTGCCACCTCCATGCCAACCCTTTTGCGAGCAGGCTTAGGGCCTGGATCGCCTAAAGGGCGAAAAAGGTCAAACAGCCAAGATGATTCTTATTATTCTCAGAATATATTTCTTCAGATTACGGAATATTCAATGAGGTAAGGGTCTAGAGGATTAATATGTATCATCACCCATAGTACGGCGATAGTGCCGGGCCTGGTTTGGTTCTGCTACAGTCGATATCTAAAAGCAACCATCCTACAAGATATCACCGGAATAGCCAGGCAATGAATAAGATGAGTAGAGATAGAACTTTTCTAACTAAGCTTTCCTAAACAAACATCCAACCACCGAATCCATCACTTCGAACTAACTGCATCCCTCCCCCTACAGAAACAAGAATACTCAACCTCAACATCCGCCACAGCCCTCGCAACACTCAACGGCGTCTCAATCATCTTCGCCTCATTCTCCCTCCCCAAATTGACCAAACACTCATGATAACCCGCCAAAGCCCAAACATTATTCGGATGTTGATGCGCGCGCGCCAGAGTCCCATTCAGCCCTAAATCATCACAGTAACactccgccgcctcctcgacaCGCCCCtgctccagcagcagcgccgcaTACGCATGACGCACCGGCTGCATCCACCCCCACGGCTCTGAATAGACCAGCGCGTCGTCTCGGACGATTGCCTGGCGGAGCTGTTCAAACGCGCGCTCGGTCTCGCCGCTACGGTAGCTCAGCTCGGCGTCGAGCATTGCCTCGCCGACGGCTAGGATGTCGATGCAGGAGTTTGGGAACATCTTTCTGGAAGCGGGGACGCGCCTGCATgcggcctggaagaggcgGCGGTGGTCCTGTGCTTGGGTGAGATTGCCGAGGGCGGATGCTGCGATGCCCTTGGCGTAGTGGATTGTGGCGGTGGTTACGCACAGCAGGTCTTGGTCTTGTTCTTTGGGTagggggagggcgaggatttCATCCCACATGCCGAAGCGGACCAGGACGTGTGGGcggacggcgaagaaggtctCGAGCCAGTCGGCCAGCGGGGGGGATTGGACGCGGAGGACTTCAATGGGGAGAGTAGCCTCCATGCGGTCGAGGGTCTCGAAAGCGGTGGTCTTTTTCGCGGAGAACATGGCGCTGTAGATCAGGGAGTGGTAGTTGTGCATGCGGTAGAAGGAGTAGAAGTTCAAGCTGCCGTGCCTGGCGACGAACTTCTCATCAGCAATGGTGGCGTCGTAATTCGATGCCATTGCGCGGCGGTAATCGCCCACCAGCACGTCGAGATGCGAGGGCATATGCTGCAGGTGTCCCCCATCCGGGACCAGACCGCGCAGGTGGTCCGCGGCGTTGAGGCCCAGTTCGGGCCACGGACTCATCTCGATGCAGTGGATGTACATGTGCAGGATGCCCGGGTGGTATCGGGCGCCTGGCATGCTCAGTCCGTGCTCCAGGACAGCCTTTATTTGCAATGTCCTGGTTCCCTCGCCTGGCCTGCCGGTGTCCAGGTCCCAGAGTTGCCAGGGGGTCATGTTCATCATCGCGTCGGCGTAGAGCGTGCACGCATCCAGGTCGTCGGGGAAACTTTCATAGAAGGGCTTCATGGCATCGGCATAGGCCGTGTTGCGGGCTTTGTACCGGTCCCAGTCGACATCGGGCTCGCGCTCGTATCGATGTTGCGTTGCTTCGATCAGGCTGCGCTCGAAAGGCGATGCATTGTCGATCAAGCCCATCGCTCGACGGGATGCGTTGTAGGTCTTGTGCACAGAGGCCATCAAGTCCTCGTGGTCGAAAAGCTGCCATGCCTTGTTGTAGTTGGGCCCCGATGCAAACGCAACGCCCCAGTGGGCCATCGCGCAGGTGGGATCGTACGAAACGGCGGTTTCGAAGCATTGAGCGGCTTCATCGTGGTTGAAGCCGTAGGCCCAAACGAGACCGCGGTCGAACCAGCGCTGGGCTTCTTTGGAGCTGGTGGTTATGGGCCGGCCGTAGGATCCCAGGTCAAAGTAGCCGTCGAGAGAACTCATGGTGTATGCGAATGTCCAGCAGTTATACATTCATTGACCAGCCTTTACGACCAGACGTGTCACCTCTGCCACCTCCAAAACAGTCGCTGAATGATGACATAAC
This genomic interval from Aspergillus puulaauensis MK2 DNA, chromosome 7, nearly complete sequence contains the following:
- a CDS encoding tetratricopeptide repeat protein (COG:S;~EggNog:ENOG410PIP3;~InterPro:IPR019734,IPR011990;~go_function: GO:0005515 - protein binding [Evidence IEA]); this translates as MSSLDGYFDLGSYGRPITTSSKEAQRWFDRGLVWAYGFNHDEAAQCFETAVSYDPTCAMAHWGVAFASGPNYNKAWQLFDHEDLMASVHKTYNASRRAMGLIDNASPFERSLIEATQHRYEREPDVDWDRYKARNTAYADAMKPFYESFPDDLDACTLYADAMMNMTPWQLWDLDTGRPGEGTRTLQIKAVLEHGLSMPGARYHPGILHMYIHCIEMSPWPELGLNAADHLRGLVPDGGHLQHMPSHLDVLVGDYRRAMASNYDATIADEKFVARHGSLNFYSFYRMHNYHSLIYSAMFSAKKTTAFETLDRMEATLPIEVLRVQSPPLADWLETFFAVRPHVLVRFGMWDEILALPLPKEQDQDLLCVTTATIHYAKGIAASALGNLTQAQDHRRLFQAACRRVPASRKMFPNSCIDILAVGEAMLDAELSYRSGETERAFEQLRQAIVRDDALVYSEPWGWMQPVRHAYAALLLEQGRVEEAAECYCDDLGLNGTLARAHQHPNNVWALAGYHECLVNLGRENEAKMIETPLSVARAVADVEVEYSCFCRGRDAVSSK